A single Drosophila ananassae strain 14024-0371.13 chromosome 3L, ASM1763931v2, whole genome shotgun sequence DNA region contains:
- the LOC6495562 gene encoding putative sodium-coupled neutral amino acid transporter 11 isoform X1: MNDSRRNTATEFSYILQRQGSDVSVAEAYAFDDFNNLMKNNHQTHQQQGQPQQHQNPHQQQQQQQQQQQQQQQQPHQQDAVLGEALSSLPQASFNYINSIVGSGVIGIPYALHRAGFGLGLALLILVAYITDYSLILMVRCGHICGRFSYPGIMEAAYGKYGYYLLSLLQFMYPFLAMISYNVVVGDTLSKVLVRFFPSWGGSMGAVRLGVVFFVNVGVVMPLCLYKNVSRLARASFISLACVVFILFAVIIKLMSGDYKVTDTAESWRFANSDLIPATGIMVFAFMCHHNTFLVYQSMREATMERWEKVTHISIGFAWTVAALFGIAGYSTFRALSQGDLLENYCWDDDLMNFSRVLFSISILLTFPIECFVSREIVRALVHRFVLKEPISEFTQDKDPSLEKGAEIDEYSKAITMAIVFSAFIISPMTDCLGSVLELNGLLAAIPLAYILPGLAYIQMEPHALLSREKLPALGLVVFGALVTILGAAVLLPGLMGGDCRADIVMGYCRQEFQNATASN, translated from the exons ATGAACGACAGTCGACGCAACACGGCCACGGAATTCAGTTACATTTTGCAGCGTCAG GGCAGCGATGTGTCGGTTGCCGAGGCTTATGCATTCGATGACTTCAACAATTTAATGAAG AACAACCATCAGACACATCAGCAACAGGGCCAGCCGCAACAGCATCAGAATCcacatcagcaacagcaacaacaacagcagcagcagcagcaacaacagcaacaaccgCATCAGCAGGATGCTGTCCTGGGAGAGGCATTGTCCTCACTCCCCCAGGCCTCGTTCAACTACATAAACTCCATCGTGGGCAGCGGCGTCATTGGCATACCCTACGCCCTCCACCGCGCCGGATTCGGTCTCGGTTTGGCCCTTCTCATCCTGGTGGCCTACATCACCGACTACTCGCTCATCCTCATG GTCAGGTGCGGCCACATTTGCGGTCGGTTCAGCTATCCGGGCATCATGGAGGCCGCGTACGGCAAGTACGGCTACTATCTGCTCTCCCTCCTCCAGTTCATGTATCCCTTCCTGG CCATGATATCCTACAATGTTGTGGTGGGTGATACGCTGTCCAAGGTCCTTGTTAGGTTCTTCCCCTCCTGGGGCGGTTCGATGGGCGCTGTTCGGCTGGGTGTGGTCTTCTTTGTGAATGTGGGCGTGGTCATGCCCCTATGCCTCTACAAGAACGTCTCCCGGTTGGCCCGGGCCAGTTTCATTAGCCTGGCCTGTGTGGTCTTTATTTTGTTTGCGGTCATCATAAAGCTCATGTCCGGCGATTATAAAGT CACGGATACGGCGGAATCGTGGCGCTTTGCTAACTCCGACCTCATCCCTGCCACGGGCATCATGGTCTTCG CTTTCATGTGCCATCACAATACCTTCCTCGTCTATCAATCGATGCGCGAAGCGACCATGGAGCGATGGGAGAAGGTCACCCACATTTCGATTGGATTCGCCTGGACGGTGGCGGCCCTCTTCGGCATCGCCGGCTACTCCACCTTCCGCGCCCTCTCCCAAG GAGACCTTTTGGAAAACTATTGCTGGGATGACGACCTGATGAACTTCTCTCGTGTCCTTTTTTCCATCTCCATACTACTGACCTTCCCCATCGAATGCTTCGTCTCCCGAGAG ATTGTACGCGCCCTCGTCCATCGTTTCGTGCTGAAGGAGCCCATCAGCGAGTTCACCCAGGACAAGGACCCCAGCCTGGAGAAGGGAGCCGAGATCGATGAGTACTCGAAAGCCATTACCATGGCCATCGTGTTCAGCGCGTTCATCATTTCACCCATGACCGACTGCCTTGGTTCGGTGTTGGAGCTAAAC GGTCTCCTGGCCGCCATCCCACTGGCCTACATCCTACCCGGCCTGGCCTACATCCAGATGGAGCCGCACGCCCTCCTCAGCCGGGAGAAGCTGCCCGCCCTGGGCCTGGTGGTATTCGGCGCTTTGGTAACCATACTGGGGGCGGCGGTGCTGCTGCCCGGACTGATGGGCGGGGACTGCCGGGCGGACATTGTGATGGGCTACTGCCGGCAGGAGTTCCAGAATGCCACAGCCTCGAATTAA
- the LOC6495564 gene encoding angiotensin-converting enzyme: MSLRSMVLLLLIAGIGCASAAVNYDLEAKTFVNQSSARYYKFYNEIAAETYSANNEDDFEALFTKLNNVKRIAEELVSISRQAAGFNLERIRNPETKHALQELRSVGDLFVLGDDYFSSVQMNLAALQTLSTDKDIEPYLGGAKMPDGDDSPLAYYPDIQKIVQTSRDSDELKYYWETWREKNQLWASLNFYTIVQSYQRAAKILEVPVHKLWYRSDSQEMLQQMEQAMTELRPAYQQLHAFVRKELHKKYGGEVVDLNKPIPDHLFQQVVEQAWAPGSILEDYYPRAQLPEFDDYVQHLNAKAMVNESENFYTSLGFEPLSPEFHKNQLKEPNEDRPNDDCRPSVFDLTPHPYLMYCEKVSFRKLMQYHSHLARVYYAQHRSHLPSYYFKAYNLEFAVGEAVVLSASSPTHLTGRQLAKGVLSDRELMNRLFRMSLHTILSIPLYYVHTKVMHDLLSDTVDMDTVNKHYWRLMEQYAGVEPPMDRGEGAIDFPYKFYVNIDQNFQTQKFISEILGYQFYRELCKKSFNNKPLHNCDFYGNLAVGNSLKSMMSLGSKKPWREVVTKILPNNTGISSFALLEYYQPVLDWVGNYNKEANAKIGWTATKKKIV; encoded by the exons ATGAGTCTACGGAGTATGGTGCTCCTGCTGCTGATAGCTGGAATTGGC TGCGCCTCGGCGGCAGTTAATTATGACCTCGAGGCCAAGACTTTTGTGAACCAGTCCAGTGCCAGATACTACAAATTCTACAACGAGATCGCCGCAGAGACCTACTCGGCGAACAATGAGGACGACTTCGAGGCGCTCTTCACAAAGCTGAATAACGTGAAGCGGATTGCCGAGGAACTGGTGAGCATATCCCGTCAGGCAGCCGGATTCAATCTGGAGAGGATCCGCAATCCGGAGACCAAGCACGCCCTCCAGGAGCTGCGCAGTGTGGGTGACCTGTTCGTGCTCGGTGACGACTACTTCTCCTCTGTGCAAATGAATCTGGCGGCATTGCAAACCCTCTCCACGGACAAGGACATCGAGCCGTACTTGGGCGGAGCCAAAATGCCCGACGGGGACGACAGCCCACTGGCCTACTACCCGGATATCCAGAAGATTGTGCAAACCAGTCGGGATTCGGATGAGTTAAAGTACTACTGGGAGACCTGGAGGGAGAAGAATCAGCTCTGGGCCTCGCTCAACTTCTACACGATTGTCCAGTCGTATCAGAGGGCAGCCAAGATCCTGGAGGTACCGGTGCACAAGCTCTGGTACCGCTCCGACAGCCAGGAGATGCTCCAGCAGATGGAACAAGCCATGACCGAGCTGCGTCCGGCCTACCAGCAACTGCATGCCTTTGTCCGCAAGGAGCTGCACAAGAAGTACGGCGGCGAGGTGGTCGACTTGAACAAGCCCATTCCGGATCATCTTTTCCAGCAGGTGGTGGAACAGGCTTGGGCCCCGGGCAGCATCCTGGAAGATTACTATCCCCGTGCCCAGCTCCCGGAGTTCGATGATTATGTACAACACCTGAACGCCAAGGCCATGGTCAATGAATCCGAGAACTTCTACACTTCGCTGGGATTTGAGCCTCTGTCGCCTGAGTTCCATAAGAACCAGCTGAAGGAGCCCAACGAGGACAGGCCCAATGACGATTGTCGCCCCTCCGTTTTTGACCTCACCCCACATCCTTACTTGATGTACTGCGAGAAGGTCAGTTTCCGGAAACTGATGCAGTACCACAGCCACTTGGCCAGGGTGTACTATGCCCAGCATAGGAGCCACCTTCCTTCCTACTATTTCAAGGCCTATAACCTGGAGTTTGCAGTGGGCGAGGCGGTGGTCCTGTCCGCCTCCTCACCCACCCATCTCACGGGTCGCCAGCTGGCGAAGGGAGTGCTTAGTGACCGAGAACTGATGAATCGCCTCTTCCGTATG TCCCTTCATACTATTCTGAGCATTCCGCTGTACTATGTCCACACCAAGGTGATGCACGATTTGCTCAGTGACACTGTGGACATGGACACGGTCAACAAACACTATTGGCGACTAATGGAGCAGTACGCTGGAGTGGAACCACCCATGGATCGTGGCGAGGGAGCCATTGATTTCCCCTACAAGTTCTACGTAAACATTGACCAGAATTTCCAGACTCA gaAATTTATCTCCGAGATACTTGGCTATCAATTCTATAGAGAACTTTGCAAGAAGAGCTTCAACAACAAGCCGCTTCACAACTGTGATTTCTATGGCAATTTGGCTGTAGGAAATAGCTTAAA ATCCATGATGTCTTTGGGATCTAAAAAGCCATGGAGGGAAGTGGTGACCAAGATATTACCCAACAATACTGGAATAAGCAGCTTTGCGCTTCTTGAATATTATCAGCCTGTCCTCGATTGGGTtggtaattataataaagaaGCCAATGCCAAAATAGGATGGACGGCTACTAAAAAGA aaattgtTTGA
- the LOC6495563 gene encoding phenoloxidase 2, translated as MADKKNLLLLFDHPTEPVFMDKAKTVFDVPDSFLTDRYRPISNEVQSRAGEQVEQRIPVRDISIPDLRIPMSLGRDEQFSLFLPKHRRIAGRLIDIFMNMRTVDDLQSVAVYARDRVNPVLFNYALSVALLHRPDTQGLDLPSFSQTFPDRFIDSQVMRQLREESFVVQPGSRMPITIPRDYTASDLDPEHRLWYFREDLGINLHHWHWHLVYPFEASDRSIVAKDRRGELFYYMHQQVIARYNAERFSNNLARVQPFNNLRDSIAEGYFPKMDSLVASRAWPPRFENTKLSDLNREADQLNVEIGDLERWRDRIYEAIHQGFVMDERGNRLALDEATGIDTLGNMIESSILSPNRVLYGDLHNNGHTFISYAHDPSNKHLESFGVMGDVSTAMRDPVFYKWHSYIDRIFQEHKSRLPAYTDAQLNYSGISITGIQVAANGGQPNTLTTFWQQSDVDLSRGFDFLPRGNVFARFSHLQHLPFTYTININNDGGAQRFGYVRIFMAPKNDERRQPMLLREQRLMMIELDKFVVSLNPGPNTIRRRSTESSVTIPFERTFRNLDANRPTTGSPEELEFNFCGCGWPNHMLIPKGLPEGLQCDLFVMVSNYENDRIDQQLVGRCSDAASYCGVRDRLYPDRQSMGYPFDRLPRTGADRLVNFLTPNMSIVDVTIRHDNRTVPRQN; from the exons ATGGCCGACAAGAAGAATCTCCTCCTGCTCTTCGACCACCCCACCGAGCCGGTGTTCATGGACAAGGCCAAGACAGTCTTCGACGTGCCCGACTCCTTCCTCACCGATCGCTACCGCCCCATCAGCAACGAGGTGCAGAGCCGGGCGGGCGAGCAGGTGGAGCAGCGCATTCCCGTCCGGGACATCTCCATTCCTGATCTCAGGATCCCCATGTCCCTGGGCCGTGATGAGCAGTTCTCTCTGTTCCTGCCCAAGCACCGACGCATCGCCGGCCGTTTGATTGACATCTTCATGAACATGCGCACCGTGGACGACCTGCAGAGCGTGGCCGTGTACGCCAGGGATCGAGTGAACCCGGTGCTCTTCAACTACGCACTGTCGGTGGCCCTACTCCATCGTCCGGACACCCAGGGACTGGACCTGCCCTCCTTCTCGCAGACCTTCCCCGACCGCTTCATCGACTCCCAGGTGATGCGCCAGCTTCGTGAAGAGTCCTTTGTGGTGCAGCCCGGCTCCCGGATGCCCATTACCATTCCCCGGGACTACACCGCCTCTGACCTGGACCCAGAGCACCGACTGTGGTACTTCCGCGAGGATCTGGGCATCAACCTCCACCATTGGCACTGGCACTTGGTCTATCCCTTCGAAGCCAGCGACCGCAGCATCGTCGCCAAGGATCGCCGTGGAGAGCTCTTCTACTACATGCACCAGCAGGTGATCGCCCGCTACAACGCCGAGCGCTTCAGCAACAACCTGGCCCGTGTCCAGCCCTTCAACAACCTGAGGGACTCTATTGCCGAGGGCTACTTCCCCAAGATGGACTCTCTGGTGGCCAGTCGGGCGTGGCCTCCGCGCTTCGAGAACACCAAGCTGAGCGATCTCAATCGGGAGGCCGATCAGCTCAATGTGGAAATCGGAGATCTGGAGCGCTGGCGCGATCGCATCTACGAGGCCATCCACCAGGGCTTTGTCATGGAT GAACGCGGCAACCGACTTGCTTTGGATGAGGCCACTGGCATCGACACTCTGGGCAACATGATTGAGTCTTCCATTCTCTCTCCCAACCGTGTCCTG TATGGTGATCTCCACAACAATGGACACACCTTCATTTCTTATGCCCACGATCCTAGCAACAAGCACTTGGAGTCCTTCGGCGTGATGGGCGATGTGTCCACCGCCATGCGTGATCCCGTTTTCTACAAGTGGCACTCGTACATCGACCGCATCTTCCAGGAGCACAAGTCCCGCCTGCCGGCCTATACCGATGCCCAGTTGAACTATTCCGGCATTTCGATCACCGGCATCCAGGTGGCTGCCAACGGAGGTCAGCCCAACACGCTGACCACCTTCTGGCAACAGTCGGACGTGGATCTGTCCCGTGGCTTCGATTTCCTGCCCCGTGGTAATGTGTTTGCCCGATTCAGCCACCTCCAGCACTTGCCATTCACCTACACGATCAACATCAACAACGATGGTGGTGCCCAGCGCTTCGGCTACGTGAGGATCTTCATGGCCCCCAAGAACGACGAACGCAGACAGCCCATGTTGCTGCGGGAGCAGCGCCTGATGATGATCGAGCTGGACAAATTTGTGGTGTCCCTCAACCCAGGACCCAATACTATCCGTCGCCGCTCCACGGAGTCGAGTGTCACCATTCCATTCGAGCGGACTTTCCGTAACTTGGATGCCAACCGCCCAACTACCGGATCACCGGAGGAACTGGAGTTCAACTTCTGCGGCTGCGGATGGCCCAACCACATGCTCATCCCCAAGGGTCTGCCCGAGGGCCTGCAATGCGACCTGTTCGTGATGGTCTCCAACTACGAAAACGATAGG ATTGACCAGCAATTGGTTGGTCGATGCAGTGATGCCGCCTCCTACTGCGGCGTCCGCGACCGCCTCTACCCGGATCGTCAGTCCATGGGCTATCCCTTCGACCGTCTGCCACGCACTGGAGCCGATCGTCTGGTCAACTTCCTGACCCCCAACATGAGCATCGTTGACGTAACCATCCGCCACGACAATCGCACTGTCCCCCGCCAGAACTAA
- the LOC6495562 gene encoding putative sodium-coupled neutral amino acid transporter 11 isoform X2 — protein MNDSRRNTATEFSYILQRQNNHQTHQQQGQPQQHQNPHQQQQQQQQQQQQQQQQPHQQDAVLGEALSSLPQASFNYINSIVGSGVIGIPYALHRAGFGLGLALLILVAYITDYSLILMVRCGHICGRFSYPGIMEAAYGKYGYYLLSLLQFMYPFLAMISYNVVVGDTLSKVLVRFFPSWGGSMGAVRLGVVFFVNVGVVMPLCLYKNVSRLARASFISLACVVFILFAVIIKLMSGDYKVTDTAESWRFANSDLIPATGIMVFAFMCHHNTFLVYQSMREATMERWEKVTHISIGFAWTVAALFGIAGYSTFRALSQGDLLENYCWDDDLMNFSRVLFSISILLTFPIECFVSREIVRALVHRFVLKEPISEFTQDKDPSLEKGAEIDEYSKAITMAIVFSAFIISPMTDCLGSVLELNGLLAAIPLAYILPGLAYIQMEPHALLSREKLPALGLVVFGALVTILGAAVLLPGLMGGDCRADIVMGYCRQEFQNATASN, from the exons ATGAACGACAGTCGACGCAACACGGCCACGGAATTCAGTTACATTTTGCAGCGTCAG AACAACCATCAGACACATCAGCAACAGGGCCAGCCGCAACAGCATCAGAATCcacatcagcaacagcaacaacaacagcagcagcagcagcaacaacagcaacaaccgCATCAGCAGGATGCTGTCCTGGGAGAGGCATTGTCCTCACTCCCCCAGGCCTCGTTCAACTACATAAACTCCATCGTGGGCAGCGGCGTCATTGGCATACCCTACGCCCTCCACCGCGCCGGATTCGGTCTCGGTTTGGCCCTTCTCATCCTGGTGGCCTACATCACCGACTACTCGCTCATCCTCATG GTCAGGTGCGGCCACATTTGCGGTCGGTTCAGCTATCCGGGCATCATGGAGGCCGCGTACGGCAAGTACGGCTACTATCTGCTCTCCCTCCTCCAGTTCATGTATCCCTTCCTGG CCATGATATCCTACAATGTTGTGGTGGGTGATACGCTGTCCAAGGTCCTTGTTAGGTTCTTCCCCTCCTGGGGCGGTTCGATGGGCGCTGTTCGGCTGGGTGTGGTCTTCTTTGTGAATGTGGGCGTGGTCATGCCCCTATGCCTCTACAAGAACGTCTCCCGGTTGGCCCGGGCCAGTTTCATTAGCCTGGCCTGTGTGGTCTTTATTTTGTTTGCGGTCATCATAAAGCTCATGTCCGGCGATTATAAAGT CACGGATACGGCGGAATCGTGGCGCTTTGCTAACTCCGACCTCATCCCTGCCACGGGCATCATGGTCTTCG CTTTCATGTGCCATCACAATACCTTCCTCGTCTATCAATCGATGCGCGAAGCGACCATGGAGCGATGGGAGAAGGTCACCCACATTTCGATTGGATTCGCCTGGACGGTGGCGGCCCTCTTCGGCATCGCCGGCTACTCCACCTTCCGCGCCCTCTCCCAAG GAGACCTTTTGGAAAACTATTGCTGGGATGACGACCTGATGAACTTCTCTCGTGTCCTTTTTTCCATCTCCATACTACTGACCTTCCCCATCGAATGCTTCGTCTCCCGAGAG ATTGTACGCGCCCTCGTCCATCGTTTCGTGCTGAAGGAGCCCATCAGCGAGTTCACCCAGGACAAGGACCCCAGCCTGGAGAAGGGAGCCGAGATCGATGAGTACTCGAAAGCCATTACCATGGCCATCGTGTTCAGCGCGTTCATCATTTCACCCATGACCGACTGCCTTGGTTCGGTGTTGGAGCTAAAC GGTCTCCTGGCCGCCATCCCACTGGCCTACATCCTACCCGGCCTGGCCTACATCCAGATGGAGCCGCACGCCCTCCTCAGCCGGGAGAAGCTGCCCGCCCTGGGCCTGGTGGTATTCGGCGCTTTGGTAACCATACTGGGGGCGGCGGTGCTGCTGCCCGGACTGATGGGCGGGGACTGCCGGGCGGACATTGTGATGGGCTACTGCCGGCAGGAGTTCCAGAATGCCACAGCCTCGAATTAA